In Alcaligenes faecalis, the sequence TTGGAGGGTTGGGAGGTCAAGGCGATCCGAGCTGGTCATGTACAGCTCAAAGAAAGCTTTGTCATCGTACGCGAAGGCGAGCTGTTTATTATCGGGATGCACGTCAGCGCTTTGCCGACAGCGTCCACCCATATCCGGCCCGATGCCACTCGTACACGTAAACTGCTGCTCAAAGCCGAAGAAATCAGCAAGCTGATCGGCAAGGTTGAGCAACGTGGTTACGCCTTGGTTCCCCTGAACCTCCACTACAAGAAAGGTCGTATCAAGCTGGACTTCGGTCTGGGCCGCGGTAAAAAACTGCACGATAAACGTGATGTTTCCCGCGACAAAGACTGGAAGCGCGAACAAGAACGCTTGATGAAACACGACACCCGCCGTAAGACGAATGAATAAAACGGGCTAAAAAGCCCGTTTTGTTCCAAATCTCAATGTAATTTAACACGAGGGGCGGCCCGTTTGCTGAGCAAGCGGCCCAAAGCCAAGGTTGCCGTTCGCGCAACCCCCAAAATCGCCATGTGGTGCATCAGGTGCAGGCTCATGTACATGATGCGAGCCAGCAAACCTTCCACAAACCAGCTCTTGCCGGACAAGACCCCCATCAGGCTCCCTACCCCACGGCTATGGCCCACGGAAACCAGCGAGCCGTAGTCCTTGTAGACAAAGGGTGCTTCATCCACCGGCTTGCCCTGAATGCGCGCAGCCAGACGTTTGCGCAAGTAACTGGCTTGCTGGTGCGCGACCTGAGCGCGTGCGGGCAGGAACTGGCCTTCCTTGTCCCAAGGCACTTGTGCGCAGTCGCCCAGGGCCCAGATATAGGGGTCGGGCGTGGACAGACAGGAATCCAGCACCAGCTGATTGATACGGTTGACGGGCAAGCCCAGCTGACCCAAAAAGGCTGGGGCTTCAATCCCGGCCGCCCAGACGCACAAATCGTTGGGATACTGGCCACCGTTTACATCCTCGATGTGATCCGCTGCCAGACGGCTGACCCGTACCGAGGTCCGTACCGCCACGCCACGCTGTTCCAGCAGGCTTTGAGCCGTGGCGGACAGCTTGGGCGGCAAGGCGGACAGAATGCGATCTGCGCCTTCCAGCAAGGTAATACGCACTTCCCGGTCCGAGCTGCTGCCCGGAATGCTGTAAATACTTAAATCGGCACGGGCCTCCAGCAGCTCGGCCGCCAGTTCCACCCCGGTTGCCCCGCCCCCGACAATATTGATGTACAGCGGTGCACCCGGCTCCCGTTGCGCGCGGCGTGTGACACTGATCAGCTCATTGAGCAATTTCAAACGGAAACGCTCGGCCTGATGGGTCGAGTCCAAGGCCAGTGCGTGTTCGTGGGTGCCAGGCGTATTGAAGAAATTGGATTTGCTGCCCACGGCCATCACCAGCGTGCCGTAAGACAGGCTGCGTTCCGGAAAGACTTCTTCGTGATCGGGCCCCAGAACAGGAGCCAGCGTAATAACGCGCTGTTCACGGTCTATGCCGGTCATTTCGCCCTGAATAAAGGTAAAGCCGCAGTCACGCGCCAGCATGAAGTACGACAGCCCTTCACGGTGAATATCCAGGGTGCCGGCGGCAACCTCGTGCAAAGACGGTTTCCAGATATGGTCACTGTCCTTGTCAACCAGAAAGACATGCTGACGCCCGAACTGACGTCCTAATTTGGCAGCCAGCTCCAGGCCACCTGCCCCGCCCCCAACGATCACCACTTGATACGACTGCGTAGTAGACATCCAAAACTCCTTGGGCCTTGTCTTAAGCAAAGAGAGTATCAGAACCGCCGCCTTATACTTTAAATTAAAACAGATAAGGACTATAGCGATCTGTAGACGCCGCCAGGCGCCTCCAGAAGCGCTGGCCTGTGCTACCACCCGAATGTGTGGCACTTTTGCGCTTTAATAGGCCTTAGATCAAAGACTGAAGCAAACAAATAGGTCCAGCAGCAGTGCATGTCGTAAAATTAAGGGGTTTGGTCTTGCTTCCCCTTAACGATCGAAATAGAGCAGCAGCACAGCAGCCATTGATACGGTATGATGCTGACTTTGTCCTATTCACTTAATTTTTGCCTGCCATTATGCACGACGATGTTCCCCGAAAATCCCAACGCGCGACTCGAAAGGGGCGCGAACGCCGCGACAAAATCCTGGAAGTTGCTTCCGAGGTTTTTCGCGAGAATGGTTTTGAGGCCACATCCATGTCCCAAATCGCTGCATTGGCAGGCGGCTCCAAGGGCACACTCTACAACTACTTCCCGTCCAAAGAAGACCTCTTGCTGGCTGTCCTGCTGACAGGCGCCCAGGAATTTACCGAGCAGGTCCTGACCAAGCTGGACTGCGAAGGCGAGATACGCGAAGAACTGAAGCGCTTTTTGCTGCCCATGCTGCGCAATCTCTACTCCAAGCAAACCGCCCAGCTCTTGCGTATCGTTGTCTCGGTAGGCGGCCATAGCGATATCGGCAAACGCTTCATGGAGATGCTGGATGATCAGATCTGGGACGGCGTACAGTGCTTTTTTGCCCGACATATCGAGCGCGGCACCTTGCGCAAGCTGGACCCGGCCTTGATGGTGGAACACTTCCGCTGCCTGAGCGAAGGCGAAATCGTGCTCCTGCTGATGGGTGCCATGGAGCCCTGGAGCGAAGAGCACATCCAAAGCGAAACCGAACATATTCTGGATATGTTCTTGCACGTCTACCAAAACGACACAGCCAACTAAGGTTTCATCACGCCGCTGCGCCGCTGGCTATCAGCACCCTACCCACCGTAGCAACAAGCAAACACCCCATACAAAAACACCCCGGCATGGAAGCTCCATGCCGGGGTGTTTTGTTTTGACTGGCTTGACCAGCGTACTGCCAGAGAAACTTCTCTGGCAGTAACTTAGGTCTTAGGCCTTGGCCAGACGCTGCCAGGTGTCCACAACCGTGTCAGGGTTCAGCGACAGCGAAATAATGCCTTCTTCGCTCAGCCACTTGGCCAGGTCGGGGTGGTCGCTGGGGCCTTGGCCACAAATACCAACGTATTTGTTTTGTGCCAGACATGCCTTGATGGCACGGCTCAACATGAACTTCACCGCTTCATCGCGCTCGTCGAAGTCGGCAGCCAGCAGTTCCATACCGGAGTCACGATCCAGACCCAGAGTCAACTGAGTCATGTCGTTGGAACCGATGGAGAAACCGTCAAAGTGCTGCAGGAACTTCTCGGCCAGAATGGCGTTGGAAGGCACTTCGCACATCATGATCAGGCGCAGGCCGTTTTCGCCACGAGCCAGACCGTGGGAAGCCAGCAGCTCAACCACACGCTCTGCCTGACCCAGGGTACGCACGAATGGCACCATGATTTCGACGTTGGTCAGACCCATTTCGTCGCGCACTTTCTTCAGGGCTTCGCATTCCATCTTGAAGCATTCTGCGAAATCTTCGGACAGGTAGCGAGCCACACCGCGGAAGCCCAGCATTGGGTTCTCTTCCTCGGGCTCGTAGCGCGAACCACCCACCAGCTTGCGGTATTCGTTGGACTTGAAGTCCGACAGACGCACGATGACGGGCTTGGGGTAGAAGGAAGCGGCCAGAGTCGCAATACCTTCAGCCAGTTTTTCCACGAAGAATGCACGTGGGCTGGCGTAGCCACGAGCAGCCGATTCCACCGCCTTTTTCAGGTCGCTATCCACATTGGGGTAGTCCAGAACAGCTTTGGGGTGAATCGCAATGTTGTTGTTGATGATGAATTCCAGACGAGCCAGACCCACACCATCGTTAGGGATTTGCGAGAAGTCGAAAGCCAGTTGTGGGTTACCCACGTTCATCATGACTTTCAGGCCGATCTCGGGCATTTGGCCCCAGCTGACTTCTTCGATCTCGGTTTCCAGCAGACCGTCGTAAATACGACCTTCGTCGCCTTCAGCACAAGACACCGTCACTTCCTGGCCTTCTTTCAGCACGTCTGTGGCGTTGTTGCAACCGACCACGGCGGGAATGCCCAGTTCGCGAGCAATAATCGCCGCGTGGCAAGTACGGCCGCCACGATTGGTGACGATAGCCGAAGCCAGCTTCATGATGGGTTCCCAGTTAGGGTCCGTCATGTCGGTCACCAGCACGTCGCCGGGTTTGACCAGATCCATCTCGGAAGCGTCAGCCACGATACGGACTTTGCCCGAACCGATCTTCTGACCAATCGCACGACCAGTCACCAACACTTCGCCGGTGGCTTTCAGGCGGTAACGCTCTTGCACATCGTTGCTGCCTTGCTGGGACTTGACCGTCTCAGGACGGGCTTGCAGGATGTAGATCTTGCCGTCGATACCATCACGACCCCACTCAATGTCCATAGGACGCTGGTAGTGTTTTTCGATGATGGTGGCGTAGCGGGCTAGTTCGATCACTTCTTCGTCGCTCAGGGAGTAACGGTTGCGCTCGGACACAGGCACGTCCACGGTACGCACAGCGTGATCGGTGGTACGACCTTCGTCAAATTCCATCTTGATCAGCTTGGAGCCAATACGGCGGCTGATGATGGGGTAGTGACCGGAAGCCAGTGTTGGCTTGTACACGTAGAACTCGTCGGGATTGACCGAACCTTGAACCACGGTTTCGCCCAGGCCGTAGGAGGAAGTCAAAAAGACCACGTCCTTGAAGCCCGATTCGGTGTCCAGGGTGAACATCACACCGGCGCTGCCCTTGTCGGAGCGCACCATGCGCTGAATACCAGCGGACAGAGCCACTTCAGCGTGGGCGTAGCCCTTGTGCACGCGGTAGGAAATAGCGCGGTCGTTGTACAGGGAAGCAAACACGTGGTGAATCTTGCTCAGCACCTCGTCAATGCCCACCACGTTCAGGTAGGTTTCTTGCTGACCGGCAAAGGAAGCGTCAGGCAAGTCTTCAGCGGTTGCGGACGAACGCACGGCAAAGGAACCCTTGCCATCGGCGTCCAGCTCAGCAAACGCGTCACGTACGGCTTTTTCAAAGTCGGCAGGGAATGGCGTGTCGATGATCCACTGACGGATTTCGGCACCGGCAGCAGCCAGTTCACGAACGTCGTCGGCGTCCAGCGTATCCAGACGCTGCTGAATGCGCTTGTCCAGATCGTTGTTTTTCAGGAAAACGCGGAATGCTTCGGCTGTTGTGGCAAAACCACCTGGCACGCGCACACCGGCGTCAGCCAGCTGGCTGATCATTTCACCCAGCGAAGCGTTTTTACCGCCCACTGTGTCGACGTCCGTCATGCGGAGCTTGTCGAAACCAATTACGTAAGACATAAGTCACCTTGAATAGAAAAAAAAGCGTGTTTGCTTAGGGCAGTGATCCCAGCGTTGCCGTCTGTGTGATCTGTCCTAAGCAAACCTGCCTTTCCATACCCCGATTCGAGCGGTAAATGGTAATCTTGCAAATTGTACCGTTTCCCGAGCATTGTGCACGACTTATTCCATGTCTTCTTCTCCTATTGAGCGTACCGTCTTTGTCGTTTCCGACAGCACGGGCATTACCGCCGAAACTTTCAGCAACTCCGTCCTGTCGCAATTCGCTCAATTCGAATTTCAGGCCATCCGGATTCCCTTCATCGATACCATCGAGAAAGCCCAGTCTGTCGCTGACCGCATCAATCAATGCGCCCAGGAACAGGGCCAGCAGCCTTTGGTATTCAGCACCCTGGTTGACCCCAAGATGGCGCACATCATTGGCGCGGCCAATTGCACCTTCCTGGACTTGTTTGGTGCCTTTGTACGACACATTGAACGCGCCCTGGGAGTGAAATCCAGCCGTTCTGTGGGCCGTTCGCACTCCGGTGGCATGTCCAAGCGCTACAACAACCGCATTGAGGCCATCAACTTCAGCCTGGCGCACGACGATGGTCAGTACGTGAATGGTCTGGAACAAGCCGACGTGATTCTGGTGGGTGTGTCCCGCTGCGGAAAAACGCCTACTAGCTTGTACTTGGCGATGCAGTACGCCGTCAAGGCCGCCAACTACCCCATCATTCCCGAAGATTTCCAGCGCGGCACCCTGCCCGCCACGCTGGCCCCCTACCGGAAAAAGATTTTTGGCCTGTCCATTCATCCGGACCGTCTGTCTGAAGTGCGTAATGAGCGCCGTCCGGGTAGCAAATACGCCACCATCGAGCAGTGCCGTATGGAAGTGGCCGAAGCCGAGCGCCTGATGCGCATGGAAGGCATCCCCTGGTTGTCTACCACCACCAAATCCATCGAAGAGATCTCCACCAAGATTCTGGACGATGTCGGTTTGGACCGCCGCTCTTACTAAGGATTGAACGGCTAGTCCACGTGATACGCCCCCTGCGGGTGTATTCGGACAGCCTCAACATCAAGGCCTGATCTCGGTATCACACCGAACTCAGGCCTTTTTGTTTGCTGTGGGTACGGTATCAGGTCTGCTTCGCCCCCGTTTGCGTCTCTGCGGGTGTCCATCTGCCTGGACCTGCTTGTCTCCACTGGGCTTGCCCCCCTCTTAGTCCAACTTGCCCACCCAGACCTGCGGATGCTGATCGGCCCAAGGCAAGGCTTGCTCCAGTTGCCCGGCCAGCCCAAACAAGAGGCATTCCTGACCATAGCCGGCGGTAAACATCATCCCTATGGGTAAAGAAGTGGCCACATCCTGCCCAGCAGGCACGGACATGGAGGGGGAACCGCTGATATTGGCCAAAGCCGCAAAAGGCGCTTGCCGGAAAACATGGGCAATCCAGCCCAGGCCATCTACCTGATCCTGTACCTTGTTGTACTCCCCCACCTTCATGGGCAACGTGGGCACGGTCGGCGTCATCAAGACATCGTATTTCTGGAAATACGCCCCCAGATTCCGGGAGACCGTATTACGCACGGCAATCGCCCCCAGAATATCAATCCCGCTTATCTTCTTGCCGTAGGCATAGGCCGCCAGCGTGGCCTGCTCCAGATACTCCTCATTTACCGGCCGTCCTGTGGCCACGGCAATGCTGTCTATCCACGCCGCCGTGTTCACGTTCCAGAACTGGGCATTGGCGTGCACAAAAGCTTCCCAGCTGACGCCGAAATCAAACACCAGGGGCTCCACCTGATGACCCAGGGACTCCAGCACCGAGGCCATATCAATCGCTTTGGCCGCAATGGCAGACTGGGTTTTATCGCCACTGGGTGGGTCCATCATCAGCCCGATACGCAAGGAGCCTGGGTTTTTCTTCACAGCCGACAGAAAGGTTTGAGGTGGCGCTGCCGTGTAATACGGCTCTCCAATACCAGGGCGGCTAATCGCATCCAGCAAGGCTGCACTGTCCCGCACACTGCGGCTGACACCCAGGTGGGCCAGCAAACCGCTCCACACCTCATCTTGCAGAGGGCCGCTGGAGACACGCCCCCGAGTCGGTTTCAAACCAAACAGGCCGTTCACCGCCGCAGGGACACGAATGGAGCCACCGCCGTCGGTTGCATGAGCCACCGGCACCATCCCTGCTGCTACCGCAGCGGCCGAGCCTCCTGTGGAGCCGCCTGCATTGAACGCAGGGTTCCAGGGGTTCAGCGTAGGGCCTACGCAGCGTGCTTCCGTCGTTGTACTGATGGCAAACTCCGAGGTGGTCGTCCGCCCCAGGGTGACCAGTCCTGCCTCCTTGTAGAGGCTCATCAAGGTACTATCCGCATCCATCACCATGTCTTGCGCCAGCTTGCTACCCAACTCGTAGCGTTTGCCCTTCATGGTGATGGCCAAATCCTTAATCAAAAACGGGACGCCGTACAGTACGGAGTCCCGGTCGGCATGGGGGTCAATCTCCCCGTCCCAGCTCTCTACAACCGCATTGATTTTGCTGTTCAAGCTGTCGACGGCTTTTTTGCCCACCTGGCTTAATTCTTGAACACTGATTTGTTTCTTGGCGACCAGCTCAGCCAGCGCCAGGGCATCATAGGTCGCGTATTCGCTAAGTTTCATTGTTGACCTCATCTGAAAAGGATTGGGAATCCAGCCGGATACAACGATGGAGCGATACAAAGGGAAAAGGCGGCTCTGCGGGAGCCTCTAGCAGACAGGCGTCTACTACGCTATGCACTCAGTGCTAGCGTACCGATAAGTAGGCGCCTTACTAGATGATTTACTTGATTTTACAAGTAGAGACAAGTGCTATATCAAGACAGAATTAGCGCATACAGGCTAACTCTGCTTAACACCGCGCAATAAAGCCGCTGGGACTAGCGGCTATGTTGACGACGTTGCTCGTACAGGCAAAGTGCGGTGGCTATGGCCACGTTCAAGGACTCCACGCCAGGAGCCTGAGGGATGAACAAGCGTTGAGTCGCTTTGGCCAGCAAGGCCGGGCTGACACCCTGCCCTTCATTACCAAAAACCCAAATCCCTTGGTTGGGCAGGCTGGACTCATACAGGTCCTGGGTATCCAGGCCCAGAGAAGTCACCAGCACCGGCAAGGCGGCTTTTTCAAGCAATGCCACGCCATCGACCTGCTCATGGATTTGAATGGAGAAATGAGCGCCCTGCGCACTACGCAGCACTTTCTGCGACCAGACGCTGGCACAGCCGGGGGTCAGATACACCGCTTCCAATCCCACCGCTACCGCCGTCCGCAGCACCGTACCCACATTGCCCGGGTCTTGAACCTGATCCAGCAAGATGGCGCATTTCGTGGGAGTTGTCCAAGCCTGTCCACGAGGCACACGGACAATAAAACCTATGCCCTGCCCCTGGCCAACCTGGGACACCGCGTTCATCAAGGTGGCATTGAAGGTGACGCTGCTATGACCGGGCAGGAAGCGCGCCAGCTCCAGCAGTTCATCCGAGTGACGATCCATCTCGAAAACGGCCAGTTCCGGCAAGCCCCTCCGTTCCAGCCACATTTGGCACAGATGGATGCCTTCCAACCAAATCAGCTGATCGCCCCCGTCCAGCTCGCGTTTATCGTGAGCCAGGCGCTGTACTCGTTTGAACAGCGCATTATCTTTGGATTCAATCAGCCTCATTTTCTTCAACTTACCTAACTAAAGATGCGCGTACAGGCGCGAAACTTCGACGATGCTCGGGACAAGGCCCGTGCTGGGACAAACGATCCAAATGCAAGGCCGTCCCGTAGCCTTTGTGCTGGTCAAAACCGTATTCGGGATAGTCTCGGTGTAATTCCAGACAGACCGCATCCCGCGCGGTTTTGGCCAAAATCGATGCGGCCGCAATGGCAGCATGGCTGGCATCACCTTTGATGATGGCTTCTGCCGGGCAACACAGGCCGGTTGGAATGCGATTGCCATCCACCAAGGCTTGTTCCGGTTTGACGCTCAGCCCATTACAGGCTCGCTGCATCGCCAACATGGCAGCGTGCAGGATATTGATGTCA encodes:
- the smpB gene encoding SsrA-binding protein SmpB, whose translation is MSIVDNRKATHEYFIEERFEAGLVLEGWEVKAIRAGHVQLKESFVIVREGELFIIGMHVSALPTASTHIRPDATRTRKLLLKAEEISKLIGKVEQRGYALVPLNLHYKKGRIKLDFGLGRGKKLHDKRDVSRDKDWKREQERLMKHDTRRKTNE
- a CDS encoding NAD(P)/FAD-dependent oxidoreductase → MSTTQSYQVVIVGGGAGGLELAAKLGRQFGRQHVFLVDKDSDHIWKPSLHEVAAGTLDIHREGLSYFMLARDCGFTFIQGEMTGIDREQRVITLAPVLGPDHEEVFPERSLSYGTLVMAVGSKSNFFNTPGTHEHALALDSTHQAERFRLKLLNELISVTRRAQREPGAPLYINIVGGGATGVELAAELLEARADLSIYSIPGSSSDREVRITLLEGADRILSALPPKLSATAQSLLEQRGVAVRTSVRVSRLAADHIEDVNGGQYPNDLCVWAAGIEAPAFLGQLGLPVNRINQLVLDSCLSTPDPYIWALGDCAQVPWDKEGQFLPARAQVAHQQASYLRKRLAARIQGKPVDEAPFVYKDYGSLVSVGHSRGVGSLMGVLSGKSWFVEGLLARIMYMSLHLMHHMAILGVARTATLALGRLLSKRAAPRVKLH
- a CDS encoding TetR/AcrR family transcriptional regulator; protein product: MHDDVPRKSQRATRKGRERRDKILEVASEVFRENGFEATSMSQIAALAGGSKGTLYNYFPSKEDLLLAVLLTGAQEFTEQVLTKLDCEGEIREELKRFLLPMLRNLYSKQTAQLLRIVVSVGGHSDIGKRFMEMLDDQIWDGVQCFFARHIERGTLRKLDPALMVEHFRCLSEGEIVLLLMGAMEPWSEEHIQSETEHILDMFLHVYQNDTAN
- the ppsA gene encoding phosphoenolpyruvate synthase, producing the protein MSYVIGFDKLRMTDVDTVGGKNASLGEMISQLADAGVRVPGGFATTAEAFRVFLKNNDLDKRIQQRLDTLDADDVRELAAAGAEIRQWIIDTPFPADFEKAVRDAFAELDADGKGSFAVRSSATAEDLPDASFAGQQETYLNVVGIDEVLSKIHHVFASLYNDRAISYRVHKGYAHAEVALSAGIQRMVRSDKGSAGVMFTLDTESGFKDVVFLTSSYGLGETVVQGSVNPDEFYVYKPTLASGHYPIISRRIGSKLIKMEFDEGRTTDHAVRTVDVPVSERNRYSLSDEEVIELARYATIIEKHYQRPMDIEWGRDGIDGKIYILQARPETVKSQQGSNDVQERYRLKATGEVLVTGRAIGQKIGSGKVRIVADASEMDLVKPGDVLVTDMTDPNWEPIMKLASAIVTNRGGRTCHAAIIARELGIPAVVGCNNATDVLKEGQEVTVSCAEGDEGRIYDGLLETEIEEVSWGQMPEIGLKVMMNVGNPQLAFDFSQIPNDGVGLARLEFIINNNIAIHPKAVLDYPNVDSDLKKAVESAARGYASPRAFFVEKLAEGIATLAASFYPKPVIVRLSDFKSNEYRKLVGGSRYEPEEENPMLGFRGVARYLSEDFAECFKMECEALKKVRDEMGLTNVEIMVPFVRTLGQAERVVELLASHGLARGENGLRLIMMCEVPSNAILAEKFLQHFDGFSIGSNDMTQLTLGLDRDSGMELLAADFDERDEAVKFMLSRAIKACLAQNKYVGICGQGPSDHPDLAKWLSEEGIISLSLNPDTVVDTWQRLAKA
- a CDS encoding pyruvate, water dikinase regulatory protein yields the protein MSSSPIERTVFVVSDSTGITAETFSNSVLSQFAQFEFQAIRIPFIDTIEKAQSVADRINQCAQEQGQQPLVFSTLVDPKMAHIIGAANCTFLDLFGAFVRHIERALGVKSSRSVGRSHSGGMSKRYNNRIEAINFSLAHDDGQYVNGLEQADVILVGVSRCGKTPTSLYLAMQYAVKAANYPIIPEDFQRGTLPATLAPYRKKIFGLSIHPDRLSEVRNERRPGSKYATIEQCRMEVAEAERLMRMEGIPWLSTTTKSIEEISTKILDDVGLDRRSY
- a CDS encoding amidase, which translates into the protein MKLSEYATYDALALAELVAKKQISVQELSQVGKKAVDSLNSKINAVVESWDGEIDPHADRDSVLYGVPFLIKDLAITMKGKRYELGSKLAQDMVMDADSTLMSLYKEAGLVTLGRTTTSEFAISTTTEARCVGPTLNPWNPAFNAGGSTGGSAAAVAAGMVPVAHATDGGGSIRVPAAVNGLFGLKPTRGRVSSGPLQDEVWSGLLAHLGVSRSVRDSAALLDAISRPGIGEPYYTAAPPQTFLSAVKKNPGSLRIGLMMDPPSGDKTQSAIAAKAIDMASVLESLGHQVEPLVFDFGVSWEAFVHANAQFWNVNTAAWIDSIAVATGRPVNEEYLEQATLAAYAYGKKISGIDILGAIAVRNTVSRNLGAYFQKYDVLMTPTVPTLPMKVGEYNKVQDQVDGLGWIAHVFRQAPFAALANISGSPSMSVPAGQDVATSLPIGMMFTAGYGQECLLFGLAGQLEQALPWADQHPQVWVGKLD
- a CDS encoding TrmH family RNA methyltransferase → MRLIESKDNALFKRVQRLAHDKRELDGGDQLIWLEGIHLCQMWLERRGLPELAVFEMDRHSDELLELARFLPGHSSVTFNATLMNAVSQVGQGQGIGFIVRVPRGQAWTTPTKCAILLDQVQDPGNVGTVLRTAVAVGLEAVYLTPGCASVWSQKVLRSAQGAHFSIQIHEQVDGVALLEKAALPVLVTSLGLDTQDLYESSLPNQGIWVFGNEGQGVSPALLAKATQRLFIPQAPGVESLNVAIATALCLYEQRRQHSR
- the rnhB gene encoding ribonuclease HII, encoding MKQLDLLVSDVSAGLVAGLDEAGRGPLAGPVFAAAVILDPNNPIEGLNDSKKLSAKRREALAVLIKERALAWEIASATVAEIDDINILHAAMLAMQRACNGLSVKPEQALVDGNRIPTGLCCPAEAIIKGDASHAAIAAASILAKTARDAVCLELHRDYPEYGFDQHKGYGTALHLDRLSQHGPCPEHRRSFAPVRASLVR